The segment ATCGTTTTCAGGAATAGATGAATACACATCCACATTAAATTCGATCAACTAAATCGATGACAGAATAATATACGCTAGAATAGTCTGCGGTGTGCAAATTCATCGAAGCCAATGTATGCAGTCTATCCACGTGATCggaatatttgataaaattttacttgcaaattatttcatataatacatgtcaatattttttttcttattttataaaaactatttttatacaccaatcaaatatattaaatttaaatttatcaattaatttattaataaatctcaaatttaaaataaatttaaaatataaatttgaatgtaATTGAGTTATTAAGTGTATGTATAACAACATGCAATGGCTCGCTGGATATACTTGAGAATAAAAACTCAGTCTcatcaaaaattcaatataactTTACAAAGTCAAAGCCATAGAGTCACCACTACTACCACAACCACACAATTACATAATCAGccttaaaatgaaaaaaatttaaaaaaacttgtattgagataaatttttgtttgctacattgtttaaattttgtttatatgattattattttgagtcCTTGCTGCAGGTCGAGACTCTGATATGCGCCTGAGAATGAATCGATAAACTCCGAAATGCGCAATATGAACGACGGCGCATCCTGTGAGTAAAATAAGCTCAATTTACTATTgttcgaaaaaattttatcaactgaatttttaataaatattttatattgatcattttttcaaaaaataatatttctattctAAATCATTCAAggtgtaatttaatatttcaagctatgtttatttattggtaCCTGATAAatatccaataaatatatgaacatCAACCTCACCTGATGatacgataaattaaaaaaaaaaaaaaaatgtatataaataggTCTGTCATATCAAATATGAGTTAGATTATCGTACAGAACAATCTTTCGTatgatgttgaaaatattaagaaTGAGTTCATTTGCGATTAGGAGGTAttatataaactataaaaattacaagatgTGGTTTAGTCAAGAGCTATTCTTGAAGTAAAGAATAAGTAtgaagttatttttattcattgttggTCTTGTGACAATAACCCATGGTATAATgaaatctattattattacacgAACCTAATTTATCTCGTAATAATACtggtaaatgtattttaataagtatccaataaattttgacGTGTTTCAGCACATTATATACCCTCATCAAAAACAGAAGAAAGAATAATCAACGGCGATAATGTCGAATTGGGTGAAATACCTTTCcaggtaatttaaattaaataaatataaatattctttatattatactcttttttttggTCTTATTGTAATTCTATAGGTTTCACTTCAACAAATCGAAAGTAGTGCTCATTTTTGTGGTGGTTCAATAATATCGACAAAAACAGTTCTCACAGCTGCACATTGCGTTTATAGGtacgttttaaaataatagttataattaataatttaaaaataaagaaattaaaactATATGAAAACTGTGATTTTTTATAGACAAAAAGCTAGACGAATTAAAGTAGTTGCTGGTACTGTTAGTTTGGACAATCCAACATTGACATATCGAGTTCAGGATATTATTGTTCATGAAAGTTTTAATGACAAAACAACCCAACACGATATTGCTCTTTTAGtggtaattaaaattattatattttttttttaatgaaaattaaatgaattaatttaatgaaattaaaaaactttcaacAGATTGTTGGAGAATTTGCAGTTACATCATCACTGAATTATGTACAAttagaaaatacaaataataaaattcccGGTGGTACACGTGCCATTGTTTCAGGATGGGGAGTCACTAAAGTAatcaatcgtttttttttttttttatttgtcatacTGCTGTTAATTAaatggtattattttaaattgattttattttatttttgttcattttaaaGCAAGGTGGTTCGAGCTCTACTCATCTACAAAAAgctgaaatatttattgttggacaagattattgcaaaaaacaatacaaaaatattaaattaccaaTTTTAAGTAGCCATATTTGTGCACTTAATCCTTTCTCCCAAAAAGGCGCATgcaatgtaaatattaaaaaaaaaaaattattattattattaatttcatgaaaaaataattgatttaaactaatttttattaataatttttaagggTGATTCTGGTGGACCATTGATTATTGATGGAAAACAAGTTGGGATTGTATCTTGGTCTTATGGTTGTGCACTTCAAACCTATCCAACTGTTTATACCGACACACGTGCATATGTCGACTGGATcgatcaatataaaatataaaataatacaaaattttaactaaCCTGCATTAATTTGTGTCTCGattgaattgaataaataaaaaatatatatatattaattattaaatcaaataaattttttaataatcctttttttccaataaaaaaaaaaaataataatgaaaagttTTCAGAAAGCAAGTGTTTGAAAGCGTAACACTGAGTTTATCGGTCAGTAGTAAATTCAGCTTGTCTACACGTTATCAATAATTGACAAATTTCAAGACGATCGATTATCTATTTGACTTACACACTCTTCCTATCGCTATCATATCTTCAgtcattaatatatacatagcTAAATAATACGTGCAGATTTTTTGTTCAACCTGTAATCTAGTAAAAATTGAAAgagcaatttttttcatttcaactaCGCAAcgtaaataataatctaatcAGAATCCATCAAGTGGcaattgataaatgaaaaaatgaatatatctgtgattttaaaatctaaataatcatatcacgttttgataaaatgtataattttcaagaactgttatcaaaaaaatcatacatcTCAAATATATCTCAGACaaaatgtcaaaattattgatttaacaaatttttcaagaaagggaaatgattaaatgaaaaagtatataaactgGATTGATAAATTGTCAACAGTCACTTTTACAGTGTGACAGTttacgttaaaaaaattttctcttaataatgaagatatttttaataattgctgGCATCATTGCCCTTTCTTgtggtatttaatttttatattaaccaataaaacattttcgaataatttaatatataaatatttatttttttagctcatTCTATTCCTTTAAAACAAGGAAAGTCAAGAATCATTAATGGTGTTAACGCTGAATTAGGAGAAATTCCATATCAAGTAAgctaatgatattttaaaaaatttaaatataaagttattttaaaaaattaaatattcattttattgttaCTAGGTTTCActtcaagaaaaatatgatgattttcatttttgtggAGGaagtatattaaattcaaaatatgttTTAACTGCGGCCCACTGTGTTGTcaggtaaatttaattaaaaaaaaataatactttatttaaaataaaagaattaaaaattttttttaataatatatcttttgATTAATAGTAAACCTGTGAGCTTGGTACAAGTAGTTGCAGCAACAGTGAATCTTATGGAACCACTAGCAACATACAATGCTAAAGAGATAATTGTACATTCTGAATATGATGTCTTAGACTCATGGAGAAACGACATTGCTCTTGTTGCAATCGAAGGAGAATTTATTACCACAGCATTGTTGAATTATGTTCAATTGGCAAATGCAAACCAAAAAATTCCAGCTGAATCACCAGCTATCGTTTCAGGATGGGGACGAACTTCAGTAagtgaattaatttttggtaaaaaaaaaatatatcaaaatctattttattatttttctaaatgtcATTATAGGTAGGTGGATCAAGTCCAATGCATCTTCAAAAAgctcaaatttatattgttgaacAAGAagtatgcaaaaaaatttacgacgGTGTTAAAGAGAGCATACATGAAACTCATATTTGTGCACGTCATCCAAATAAACAATCTGGTGCATGCAatgtgagtaaaaaaaaaaaaaaactaattctTGATTTATGgaaattaattatgttaatttaCTTTTCAAGGGTGACTCTGGTGGACCATTGACTGTTGATGGTCAACAAGTTGGAATTGTATCTTGGTCTTACAGCTGTGCTCTACAGACTCATCCTACTGTGTACACGAGAGTTAGTCAGTATCGCGATTGGATCAGAGCAAACAccgaataattatttatactttgatgaatttttattattgaattattatgttttgataaataaacaaatttttaataaacaaattatttgtattaattatttttgagattattgataataatttcatgtGATGACTTGATTAGTCAATAAGTCAggacttgaaaataaaatgttgaattgaaaaaaaaaaaaaaaaaactacttggTCTTTACTATCAGAAGTTTGAACATTTGTTTCTTATTGAtttagattttaatttatattaattctatcaacaattaattaattaacataaatcGAAGATAAATCATTGGTCTTGTTGTAAATCTTGTCTTGATGTTagtctttttaaattatcaaacgGTGACTTGCCAAAATAAAAGACCTTTGATagctaattttaaaaacaactgATGAAATATTCTCGGAAAATAAAGCAAgcaagataatattttttttattaaatttcccaaaaatatttgatttatcagtaaataaatttgttgatttattatcaatttttattaaacgaTTGATAATAAAACCATCGATACTGagaattttatatagatttgtGTAGTCGATTAGGTAATCAATAAATCTTAGAGAAAAATGTAATGTGATTTGATCTTAATGCGATTGTAGGCTTGATCAGTTAAaagtcaaaaattatatatactaaactcgttgaattatatttaaaaaaaaataaaaacactcaTCAATATATGTACACCATCAggtttttaaatcaaatataaatgaaaaaaaaatatattctcaaGCACACGTCTTATAAAAACAATGCAAAGGTGCATATGTTACTGCGCAGTATAATTAAAATCTCGACATTAAagataatcataataaataatcgcACTTTACCAGTTAACACCCGATatcgtttaaaataaaaaaaacaatataaacatGAACTCAAAATCTAATTAATCATATCAAATCTTGATGAGTGCTTGATACCCAGACTGTTGTGTTAATACAATAATCACAGACAAAATATCTAAATGTTGAGTACATCAGATTTTTACTGAAGCAATTGATTAAAAGTTAACTGACGCGTTGGTATATAAActgatgaattaataaatctgTTCTATTCAGTTTCAAACTTCAAAGTGATCatgaagatattttttttgctcagtGGACTTTTAGCCCTCACTCAGggtaaacaacaaaaaaaaaaaatgatctatcacttgattttattttttaaaactattttttaaatattaaaaaaaatatattttcaactaattTTAGGAGGTTTGATTCCATCACCACTTGGATCAACCAAAATCATCAACGGTGTTGATAGTAAACCAGGTGAAATTCCATACCAAGTAAGTACtatttataagaattataattaattttttaaaaatattttcaacaattaaacatttgtttttttttttttgctcaaggTATCACTTCAAATGATTGGcaattcttttcatttttgtgGTGGATCCGTGTTAAACCAAAAATATGTAATCACCGCTGCTCATTGTGTCGTAgggtaagtaaaaaatatttttttccaaataaaatagataaaataaatttaaataattgttaatgtttCAGTCAAAACGCATTAAGTATCAAAGTCGTTGCTGGAACAACTGATTTAAGTAATCCAATATCAACACATTAtgtcaagaaaataattattcataaaaaatacaatccaAATGATTCATGGCGTAATGATATTGCCCtattattggtaaaaaaaaaatttaattaattaattatcacgAGTAATTTATATAACTAAGAAGATATTTAATCAACAGgttcaagataaatttttgCTAACATCAATCTTGGCATTTGTCCCATTGACCAAGCCAAAAGAAATAATACCAGCAAATTCTGTTGCTGTTGTTTCAGGATGGGGGTCTACTGTGGCAAGTTaacatattgtttataaaaaaaaaaagaaaaatataatatactcgtatacttgataatataaaattattgattacttatcaaattaattgttattacaGGAAGGTGGACAAAGTCCAATGAAGCTAAAAAAAGCTGAGATTTTAATAGCAGATCAAGCTTATTGTCAAGACCGATACAAATCTCTTGGTGAAAATATATACTCATCAAGTCATATTTGTGCACATGATCCTGTACAAATGACTGGTTCATGTCACGtaagttaaaatataaatattaaaaataccataatgttaattaattttttactaggTTGAACTAACGAG is part of the Aphidius gifuensis isolate YNYX2018 linkage group LG1, ASM1490517v1, whole genome shotgun sequence genome and harbors:
- the LOC122858075 gene encoding chymotrypsin-2-like; the encoded protein is MKIFLIIAGIIALSCAHSIPLKQGKSRIINGVNAELGEIPYQVSLQEKYDDFHFCGGSILNSKYVLTAAHCVVSKPVSLVQVVAATVNLMEPLATYNAKEIIVHSEYDVLDSWRNDIALVAIEGEFITTALLNYVQLANANQKIPAESPAIVSGWGRTSVGGSSPMHLQKAQIYIVEQEVCKKIYDGVKESIHETHICARHPNKQSGACNGDSGGPLTVDGQQVGIVSWSYSCALQTHPTVYTRVSQYRDWIRANTE
- the LOC122858065 gene encoding trypsin-1-like; this translates as MKIFFLLSGLLALTQGGLIPSPLGSTKIINGVDSKPGEIPYQVSLQMIGNSFHFCGGSVLNQKYVITAAHCVVGQNALSIKVVAGTTDLSNPISTHYVKKIIIHKKYNPNDSWRNDIALLLVQDKFLLTSILAFVPLTKPKEIIPANSVAVVSGWGSTVEGGQSPMKLKKAEILIADQAYCQDRYKSLGENIYSSSHICAHDPVQMTGSCHGDSGGPLTVNGKLVGLVSWALGCANTEYPTVYTRVPEFHDWIKSNAI